A single Balaenoptera ricei isolate mBalRic1 chromosome 13, mBalRic1.hap2, whole genome shotgun sequence DNA region contains:
- the KRCC1 gene encoding lysine-rich coiled-coil protein 1 isoform X1, whose translation MRESLVNLMKHSKKTSDSFQDELEDYIKVQKARGLEPKTCFRKRREDYLETCGYKEEVNFRPRCRMFDQRLPYKPIQTYGRPCNISQAVEKRLPQWLPTHDSRLRLDSLSYCQFTRDCFSGKPVALNFSQQEYSCSSYSVESGVYRHLSLENSTSAHQASYKQIHQKRKRHPEEGREKPEEERPKHKRKKAYEEIDLDKHKSIQRNKTEVETVRVSTEKLKNRKGKKSRDTASKKEERKHRKEKKEQGKERTEEEMLWDQSILGF comes from the coding sequence AGAATCCCTTGTCAACCTAATGAAGCATTCAAAGAAGACATCTGACTCTTTTCAAGATGAACTTGAAGATTATATCAAAGTGCAGAAAGCCAGAGGCTTAGAGCCAAAGACTTGTttcagaaagaggagagaggattATTTGGAAACCTGTGGATACAAAGAAGAGGTTAATTTTAGACCCAGGTGTAGAATGTTTGATCAAAGGCTCCCTTATAAGCCCATCCAGACCTACGGAAGACCATGCAATATTTCACAAGCAGTGGAGAAGCGGTTACCTCAGTGGCTACCAACTCATGACAGCAGGCTGAGACTAGACTCCCTGAGCTACTGTCAATTCACCAGGGACTGTTTCTCAGGAAAACCAGTAGCCCTGAACTTTAGTCAACAAGAGTATAGCTGTAGCTCATACAGTGTAGAATCTGGAGTTTACAGGCACCTCTCCTTAGAAAACAGTACCAGTGCCCATCAAGCTAGTTATAAACAGATAcaccagaagagaaaaagacaccCAGAGGAAGGCCGGGAAAAACCAGAAGAGGAGCGGCCCAAGCATAAGAGGAAGAAAGCTTATGAGGAGATAGATTTAGACAAACACAAGAgcatccaaagaaacaaaacagaggtGGAAACAGTCAGAGTCAGTACAGAAAAGCTTAAGAACCGAAAGGGCAAGAAAAGCCGAGATACAGCCTCTAAGAAAGAGGAACGTAagcatagaaaagagaaaaaggaacaagggAAAGAAAGGACAGAAGAGGAGATGCTTTGGGACCAGTCTATCCTTGGATTTTGA
- the KRCC1 gene encoding lysine-rich coiled-coil protein 1 isoform X2 — MKHSKKTSDSFQDELEDYIKVQKARGLEPKTCFRKRREDYLETCGYKEEVNFRPRCRMFDQRLPYKPIQTYGRPCNISQAVEKRLPQWLPTHDSRLRLDSLSYCQFTRDCFSGKPVALNFSQQEYSCSSYSVESGVYRHLSLENSTSAHQASYKQIHQKRKRHPEEGREKPEEERPKHKRKKAYEEIDLDKHKSIQRNKTEVETVRVSTEKLKNRKGKKSRDTASKKEERKHRKEKKEQGKERTEEEMLWDQSILGF; from the coding sequence ATGAAGCATTCAAAGAAGACATCTGACTCTTTTCAAGATGAACTTGAAGATTATATCAAAGTGCAGAAAGCCAGAGGCTTAGAGCCAAAGACTTGTttcagaaagaggagagaggattATTTGGAAACCTGTGGATACAAAGAAGAGGTTAATTTTAGACCCAGGTGTAGAATGTTTGATCAAAGGCTCCCTTATAAGCCCATCCAGACCTACGGAAGACCATGCAATATTTCACAAGCAGTGGAGAAGCGGTTACCTCAGTGGCTACCAACTCATGACAGCAGGCTGAGACTAGACTCCCTGAGCTACTGTCAATTCACCAGGGACTGTTTCTCAGGAAAACCAGTAGCCCTGAACTTTAGTCAACAAGAGTATAGCTGTAGCTCATACAGTGTAGAATCTGGAGTTTACAGGCACCTCTCCTTAGAAAACAGTACCAGTGCCCATCAAGCTAGTTATAAACAGATAcaccagaagagaaaaagacaccCAGAGGAAGGCCGGGAAAAACCAGAAGAGGAGCGGCCCAAGCATAAGAGGAAGAAAGCTTATGAGGAGATAGATTTAGACAAACACAAGAgcatccaaagaaacaaaacagaggtGGAAACAGTCAGAGTCAGTACAGAAAAGCTTAAGAACCGAAAGGGCAAGAAAAGCCGAGATACAGCCTCTAAGAAAGAGGAACGTAagcatagaaaagagaaaaaggaacaagggAAAGAAAGGACAGAAGAGGAGATGCTTTGGGACCAGTCTATCCTTGGATTTTGA